The nucleotide sequence CGCAACTGGGGACACACGTCGAAGTGTTGGAGATGTGCGACCTGGCGAAGCGCCTGCCCGATGAAAAATCACCCGAAATCAAAGCCAAGCAACGCGAGGCGAAAAAGATTTTCGAGATCAGCCGGGACAGTCCTTCCGATCCGCTGGCGCGCGCGCCGGCACCGGAGCAACTGAACTGGGCAAGTCGCGTCGCCGTGGCGCTCGACCGGCTCGTGGAGGATTTCGATCTGCACGGCCTCGCCTACTATTATCGCGGTCTCGACGGTGACGAATACGAACGGCTCGCGGCGGGAATGATTCTGGGTTGCTCGCTGCTGACGGCGCGCGGCATCCCATGCAGCGGCGAGGGCGATTTGAAGAACTGTCAGGCGATGAAAATCATGGACCTGCTCGGTTGCGGCGGCAGCTACACCGAGTTTTACGCGATGGATTTCGATGAGGATTTTCTGCTCATGGGCCACGACGGACCGTTTCACCTCCACATCGCCGAAGGGAAACCGATCCTGCGCGGCCTCGGTCTTTATCATGGCAAACGCGGCTTCGGCGTCAGCGTCGAGGCGCGGGTGAAGCTCGGACCGGTCACGCTCTTGGCGCTGACGCAAACCGCCGATGGCCGCTTGAAAATGCTCGCCGCCGAGGGCGAAAGCATTCCCGGCCCGACATTGCAGATTGGAAACACCAACAGCCGGATCAAATTCGCCGGCGGCTTGACGAACTTCGTGAATCGTTGGTGTCTGGAAGGACCCACGCATCATTGCGCGCTGGGTGTGGGTCGGGTGATGCCGGTCATTCGGATCATCGCTTTTCTGCTTAAAATTCCCTACGTGGAGGTGCAGTAAAGCCCAACCTCTCCCGCGGCGTTGTGCTCCACGCGCCCGGCGCGTTGGCCTCAGGAAGCATTTACATTCCGTTAACGATGGTCACCGGACCCAGCAGACCGGACTCCAGTAGCGGCGTATCCTTGGCGAATGGATTCCA is from Verrucomicrobiota bacterium and encodes:
- a CDS encoding L-fucose/L-arabinose isomerase family protein — encoded protein: MKLQTHHGKVGLFGIGLAAYWPQFNGLKQRLEGYQKTVVQRLGEFCEVVDAGLVDTAPKAAAAGERFARESVELVVCYVATYATSSQVLPAVQKAHVPVLILNLQPVSALNYAKTDTGEWLANCCACCVPEISCAIARSRIDFHVVTGVLGIARCKFGEAPPDHPDSQRAWQEIQDWLRAASVVSRLKRSRIGFLGHTYPGMLDMYSDFTQHTAQLGTHVEVLEMCDLAKRLPDEKSPEIKAKQREAKKIFEISRDSPSDPLARAPAPEQLNWASRVAVALDRLVEDFDLHGLAYYYRGLDGDEYERLAAGMILGCSLLTARGIPCSGEGDLKNCQAMKIMDLLGCGGSYTEFYAMDFDEDFLLMGHDGPFHLHIAEGKPILRGLGLYHGKRGFGVSVEARVKLGPVTLLALTQTADGRLKMLAAEGESIPGPTLQIGNTNSRIKFAGGLTNFVNRWCLEGPTHHCALGVGRVMPVIRIIAFLLKIPYVEVQ